In Phormidium ambiguum IAM M-71, one genomic interval encodes:
- a CDS encoding aldo/keto reductase, whose amino-acid sequence MQTITLGQNGPAVTPLCVGTWAWGDKVFWNYGKDYGSEQLREAFHASVDAGVNFFDTAEVYGMGVSEELLGEFIKETDKPVQIATKFGPFPWRFTRSSVSDALTASLRRLQLESVELYQVHWPFTFFLSQKSLMQALAEEYRRGRIKAIGVSNYSAEEMRQAYQYLADFGVPLAVNQVRYSLLSRKVESKGIISTAKELGVTILAYSPLAQGLLTGKYVPENNNKPSGARKTDSRFSKSGLEKIAPVISLMGEIGKKYDRTPAQVALNWLIAQGNVIPIPGAKTAEQAKQNAGALNWQMTEEEITKLEQASRPWLE is encoded by the coding sequence GTGCAGACTATTACTTTAGGTCAAAATGGCCCCGCCGTCACACCCTTATGTGTAGGAACTTGGGCATGGGGTGATAAAGTGTTTTGGAACTACGGCAAAGATTATGGTTCCGAACAGTTAAGAGAAGCGTTTCATGCTTCAGTAGATGCCGGGGTGAACTTTTTTGATACTGCGGAAGTTTACGGCATGGGAGTATCGGAAGAATTGCTGGGAGAATTTATTAAAGAAACTGATAAACCTGTGCAAATAGCCACAAAATTCGGCCCTTTTCCTTGGCGATTTACAAGAAGTTCAGTTTCCGACGCTTTAACAGCTAGTTTAAGACGATTGCAGCTAGAATCAGTAGAACTTTATCAAGTTCATTGGCCTTTTACGTTTTTTCTCAGTCAAAAAAGTTTAATGCAAGCTTTAGCTGAAGAATACAGAAGAGGGAGAATTAAAGCAATTGGAGTCAGCAATTATTCGGCGGAAGAAATGCGTCAAGCTTATCAATATTTAGCTGATTTTGGTGTACCTTTAGCGGTAAATCAAGTGCGCTATTCGTTACTTTCGCGCAAAGTAGAAAGTAAAGGAATTATTTCCACTGCCAAGGAATTAGGCGTTACTATTTTGGCATATAGTCCTTTGGCGCAAGGTTTGTTAACTGGAAAGTATGTTCCTGAGAATAATAACAAACCGAGTGGGGCGAGAAAAACTGATTCTCGATTCAGCAAAAGTGGTTTAGAAAAAATCGCTCCTGTAATCAGTTTAATGGGGGAAATTGGGAAAAAGTACGATCGCACACCCGCCCAAGTTGCCTTAAATTGGTTAATCGCCCAAGGTAACGTAATTCCCATTCCCGGTGCCAAAACTGCCGAACAAGCTAAACAAAATGCAGGCGCTTTAAATTGGCAAATGACTGAAGAAGAAATCACCAAATTAGAACAAGCAAGTCGCCCTTGGTTAGAATAA
- a CDS encoding cupin domain-containing protein translates to MLVRKLSECEEFIAGDNTILRELLHPDKQPLALRYSLAHATLPVGKTSTLHSLTTSEVYYIISGKGEMHIDEETQIVEPGDAVYIPPNAKQFIHNCGDEPLIFVCMVDPAWRKEDETVYE, encoded by the coding sequence ATGTTAGTTAGAAAATTAAGTGAATGCGAGGAATTTATTGCTGGAGATAATACAATTTTACGTGAATTATTGCATCCAGATAAACAACCTTTAGCATTACGTTACAGCTTAGCACACGCTACTTTGCCCGTTGGAAAAACTTCCACACTTCACTCTTTAACTACTTCCGAAGTTTATTACATTATCAGTGGTAAAGGTGAAATGCACATTGATGAAGAAACTCAAATAGTAGAACCGGGAGATGCAGTTTACATTCCTCCCAATGCGAAACAGTTTATTCATAATTGTGGCGATGAACCGTTAATTTTTGTTTGCATGGTAGATCCTGCATGGCGCAAAGAAGATGAAACAGTTTATGAGTAA
- a CDS encoding DUF2862 domain-containing protein → MEIGQKVRVRRLRDKSPANVIGCLGKIGTIKEYKMVDGSGVGVVVQFEDKFTTWFFEDELEPVNA, encoded by the coding sequence ATGGAAATCGGTCAAAAAGTGCGGGTACGCCGTCTTAGGGATAAATCCCCAGCAAACGTGATTGGTTGTTTGGGTAAGATCGGGACAATCAAAGAGTACAAAATGGTAGATGGCAGCGGAGTCGGTGTAGTTGTCCAGTTTGAGGACAAGTTTACCACTTGGTTCTTTGAGGATGAATTAGAACCCGTAAACGCATAA
- a CDS encoding inositol monophosphatase family protein has product MADFWTEIYNFAQSTTTRIGTKLLADYGQLQPDFKADGSLVTQADKWADAEIQNAISDLFPSHDVLTEEGSHIFSGAEWCWVIDPIDGTTNFTRGIPIWGISLGLLYQGMPIFGYVHFPNINQSFHGYWYGDSQSNKSNGAFLNNIPIQTSKDAPSKSHFFNMCARSTAILQNPIPCKLRMLGVTTYDFLSVANGAALAGVETTPKVWDLAGIWPIVQAAGGVFVTLGETAPFPLQEGEDYGDRSYPTLVVSRPELIPTFKPLVEFLGKK; this is encoded by the coding sequence ATGGCTGACTTTTGGACAGAAATATATAACTTCGCTCAATCAACAACTACAAGAATTGGCACTAAGTTGTTGGCAGATTATGGTCAACTACAACCAGATTTTAAAGCTGATGGTAGTTTGGTAACGCAAGCTGATAAATGGGCAGATGCTGAAATTCAAAACGCGATTTCTGACCTTTTTCCCAGTCACGATGTCTTAACTGAAGAAGGTTCTCATATCTTTTCTGGTGCGGAATGGTGTTGGGTAATCGATCCTATTGATGGTACAACTAATTTTACTAGGGGAATACCTATTTGGGGAATTTCTTTAGGTTTATTGTATCAAGGAATGCCCATTTTTGGTTATGTGCATTTTCCGAACATTAATCAATCTTTTCATGGTTATTGGTATGGTGATTCTCAAAGTAATAAATCTAATGGTGCATTTTTAAATAATATTCCAATTCAAACTAGTAAAGATGCTCCGAGTAAGAGTCACTTTTTTAATATGTGTGCTCGGAGTACCGCAATTTTACAAAATCCTATTCCTTGCAAACTTAGGATGTTGGGTGTGACAACTTATGATTTTCTTTCTGTTGCTAATGGCGCAGCTTTAGCTGGTGTGGAAACTACTCCAAAAGTGTGGGATTTAGCAGGAATTTGGCCTATTGTTCAAGCTGCTGGTGGTGTGTTTGTCACCTTGGGAGAAACAGCACCTTTTCCTTTACAGGAAGGGGAAGATTATGGCGATCGATCTTATCCAACTTTAGTTGTTAGCCGCCCAGAATTAATCCCAACTTTTAAACCTTTGGTAGAATTTTTAGGGAAGAAGTGA
- the chlG gene encoding chlorophyll synthase ChlG, whose amino-acid sequence MSDLTQPELTPEKTEQLPVDVQPSTEAELASRSAKTRQMLGMKGAASGETNVWKIRLQLMKPITWIPLIWGVVCGAASSGNYTWTLENVLIAAACMLMSGPLLAGYTQTINDFYDREIDAINEPYRPIPSGAISIPQVITQVWVLLLAGIGVAYLLDLWAGHEFPTITVLAIFGSFISYIYSAPPLKLKKNGWLGNYALGSSYIALPWWAGHALFGDLNATIVILTLFYSLAGLGIAVVNDFKSVEGDRQLGLQSLPVMFGITTAAWICVLMIDIFQLGIAAYLVYIHQNLYATILILLVIPQITFQDMYFLRDPLKNDVKYQASAQPFLVLGMLVAGLALGHAGV is encoded by the coding sequence ATGTCTGACCTCACACAACCTGAACTTACTCCAGAAAAAACCGAACAATTACCAGTAGATGTTCAACCTAGTACCGAGGCGGAACTCGCGTCGCGCAGTGCGAAAACTCGGCAAATGCTGGGAATGAAAGGTGCGGCATCTGGAGAAACAAATGTTTGGAAAATTCGCTTGCAACTGATGAAGCCGATTACTTGGATTCCCTTAATTTGGGGAGTTGTTTGTGGTGCGGCTTCTTCAGGTAACTACACTTGGACGTTAGAAAACGTCCTAATTGCCGCTGCTTGTATGTTAATGTCAGGGCCTTTGCTAGCAGGATACACCCAAACGATAAATGATTTTTACGATCGGGAAATTGACGCAATCAACGAACCATATCGTCCCATTCCTTCCGGGGCAATTTCAATTCCCCAAGTAATCACTCAAGTTTGGGTATTACTATTAGCCGGAATTGGCGTAGCATATCTGTTAGATTTATGGGCGGGGCATGAATTCCCGACCATTACGGTTTTAGCAATCTTTGGTTCTTTCATTTCCTACATTTATTCTGCACCACCTTTAAAGTTAAAGAAAAATGGCTGGCTGGGCAATTATGCCCTTGGTTCCAGTTACATTGCTTTACCTTGGTGGGCAGGCCACGCATTATTTGGCGACCTCAATGCAACAATTGTAATTCTTACCTTGTTTTACAGTTTAGCAGGTTTAGGAATTGCCGTTGTTAACGATTTCAAAAGTGTGGAAGGTGACAGACAATTGGGTTTGCAATCTCTCCCAGTCATGTTTGGAATCACCACCGCAGCTTGGATTTGCGTGTTAATGATTGACATTTTCCAATTAGGAATTGCTGCCTATCTTGTTTATATTCATCAGAATTTGTACGCGACAATTCTGATATTGTTAGTAATCCCGCAAATCACTTTCCAAGATATGTATTTCTTGCGAGATCCACTGAAAAATGATGTAAAGTATCAAGCAAGTGCTCAACCTTTCTTAGTTTTAGGAATGTTGGTAGCTGGCTTAGCTTTAGGTCACGCAGGTGTGTAA
- a CDS encoding methyltransferase family protein: MKLLSDWGFSLEGLQTGNKGEYWFFLQALLIIVFPFLPVYRPTWLEINSSNLLYLYWSVSAFLGLIALIFISKGLIDLGKQLTPLPYPKENGELVQTGMYSFVRHPLYSGLIFSTLSWAIFQMSLSHLFAVLIIFIVLNAKARKEETWLSDKFPEYSDYQQKVKKLIPWLY, encoded by the coding sequence ATGAAACTGTTATCAGATTGGGGTTTTTCTCTAGAAGGTTTGCAAACAGGCAATAAAGGCGAATATTGGTTTTTTCTTCAAGCTTTGCTTATTATAGTTTTTCCTTTTTTACCCGTTTACCGCCCAACTTGGTTAGAAATTAATTCATCTAATTTATTGTACTTATATTGGAGCGTATCAGCTTTTTTAGGATTAATTGCCTTAATTTTTATAAGTAAAGGTTTAATAGATTTAGGTAAACAGTTAACGCCCTTACCTTACCCTAAAGAAAATGGGGAATTAGTACAAACAGGAATGTATAGTTTTGTGCGTCATCCTCTTTATAGTGGGCTGATTTTTTCAACACTCAGTTGGGCAATTTTTCAAATGAGTTTATCTCACTTATTTGCAGTTTTAATAATATTTATTGTTTTGAATGCGAAGGCGAGGAAAGAAGAAACTTGGTTAAGTGATAAATTTCCTGAATATAGTGATTATCAGCAAAAAGTGAAGAAGTTAATTCCTTGGTTGTATTGA
- a CDS encoding ABC transporter permease: protein MRGVAQKAERLSNKLPINALWRAKLDLLRALVLRDLEARHKGSVLGNLWPLLNQLSQLLIYTYVFSIVLKVKLPVQGLPESNLSFGIWIFAGLIPWNAFVGGLLPAANSVINQPNLVKKVVFPLALLPLVPVLSAFVESTLGMMSLIVLVALTTKTIHITLWLLPLIWIPQLLFTAGLSYLVAGLTVFLRDVPQTLAVITNFWFYLTPIVYPITVIPERFREWVFWLNPMTTIAEIYRELILSGTVKHLGEWGIFSLFSLIVFYGGLSVYRRLRPAFADVL, encoded by the coding sequence ATGAGAGGAGTTGCCCAAAAAGCAGAAAGGTTGAGCAATAAGCTACCGATTAATGCTTTGTGGCGGGCTAAGTTGGATTTACTCAGGGCGCTGGTACTACGCGATTTAGAGGCGCGGCACAAAGGGTCTGTTTTAGGCAATTTGTGGCCTTTACTCAACCAGTTGTCACAATTACTGATTTACACTTACGTTTTTTCCATTGTTTTAAAAGTCAAATTACCCGTGCAAGGGCTACCAGAAAGTAACCTTTCATTTGGTATTTGGATCTTTGCTGGATTAATTCCTTGGAATGCGTTTGTAGGCGGACTATTACCAGCAGCTAATTCGGTAATTAATCAACCCAATTTAGTCAAAAAAGTTGTGTTTCCTCTGGCTTTGTTACCATTGGTGCCAGTTTTATCTGCCTTTGTGGAAAGTACTCTAGGAATGATGTCTTTAATCGTTTTAGTAGCACTAACTACAAAGACAATTCATATTACCCTTTGGTTATTACCACTAATTTGGATTCCCCAGTTACTTTTTACTGCGGGTTTAAGTTATTTAGTGGCAGGATTAACAGTATTTCTGCGAGATGTACCGCAAACTTTAGCAGTCATTACTAATTTTTGGTTCTATTTGACTCCGATTGTTTATCCGATTACTGTGATTCCTGAAAGGTTCCGAGAATGGGTATTTTGGCTGAATCCAATGACAACGATCGCAGAAATTTATCGAGAGTTAATTTTAAGCGGCACAGTCAAGCATTTAGGAGAATGGGGAATTTTTTCTCTGTTCTCTTTAATAGTATTTTATGGCGGTTTATCAGTTTATCGGCGGTTACGTCCAGCTTTTGCTGATGTTCTTTAA
- a CDS encoding ChaN family lipoprotein, with protein MHQNKLALFCACFLGINLFCTPIASAQKITSPVSQENYSSQELLQNLTKANVVYLGETHTSEADHKAQLEIIQKVYAKKSKIAIAMEMFQRPYQKAIDLYLAGKITEEELLTQTEYQQRWGFPWEYYAPILRFAKENRIPVLALNTPTEITRKVSSQGLESLTAEDKKYIPPISEIRTDNAGYRQMLSEIFNQHQKDGHGSSTGFERFFSAQVLWDETMAESIAEFVKANPNHTVIVLAGQGHLVYGYGIPSRVARRLGNRLVQKTILLNFDADLPVNKDQPIADFLWSD; from the coding sequence ATGCACCAAAACAAACTAGCCTTATTTTGCGCCTGTTTCTTAGGAATTAATTTATTTTGTACCCCCATAGCAAGCGCCCAAAAAATAACTAGTCCTGTATCCCAAGAAAATTATTCAAGCCAAGAACTGTTACAGAATCTAACTAAAGCAAATGTGGTTTATTTAGGAGAAACTCATACTAGCGAAGCAGATCATAAAGCGCAATTAGAAATTATTCAAAAAGTTTATGCAAAAAAGTCAAAAATTGCGATCGCAATGGAAATGTTTCAGCGTCCTTATCAAAAGGCGATCGATCTATACCTAGCTGGAAAAATTACTGAGGAAGAACTATTAACTCAAACAGAATATCAACAACGTTGGGGTTTTCCTTGGGAATATTACGCACCTATTCTCCGTTTTGCAAAAGAAAATCGTATCCCAGTTTTAGCTTTAAATACTCCCACTGAAATCACTAGAAAAGTATCCAGCCAAGGATTAGAAAGTCTCACCGCAGAAGATAAAAAATACATTCCTCCTATTTCCGAAATCCGCACAGATAACGCTGGATATCGCCAAATGTTATCTGAGATTTTTAATCAACATCAAAAAGATGGACATGGTTCTAGTACGGGTTTTGAAAGATTCTTTTCTGCACAAGTTCTCTGGGATGAAACTATGGCGGAAAGTATTGCTGAATTTGTCAAAGCCAACCCAAATCATACAGTAATTGTATTAGCGGGACAAGGACATTTAGTATATGGTTATGGTATTCCTAGTCGTGTTGCTAGACGTTTAGGTAATAGATTAGTGCAGAAAACTATATTATTAAATTTTGATGCTGATTTACCTGTTAATAAAGACCAACCTATTGCTGATTTTTTGTGGTCAGATTAA
- a CDS encoding BCD family MFS transporter, with the protein MATGDLSNSQVKEFNQPLPKLNLLTMFRLALFQMGLGILAVLTLGVLNRVMIDELAIPATIAAGVLAISQFMSPTRVWFGQMSDSKTIFGLHRTGYVWIGAALFTLILSLAVQVVWQLGNVVQVTGQWSWTSTAIGWTAVAGLVFALYGIASSISSTPFFALLVDVSDEDDRGKLIGIVWSMMTVGIAVGGITSKILLRRLENIDASLDVLRSSISSFFIVVPAIVFLLAIIATFGVEKKYSRYAFRSNLIAREDSITLGKALKILTASRQTGLFFTFLLVMTISLFMQEAVLEPYGGEVFGLSIPQTSLLNTFWGIGMLMSLGATGFFIVPRIGKQKTTKLGCLLVAVCFILIIGSGFTGNAKVFQGTLVLFGLSAGIATTGALSLMLDLTAAETAGTFVGAWGLSQAMARGTATITGGVVLDIGRTLFQVPMLAYGLVFALQAVGMLVAIWLLSRVNVQEFRTNAREAIATIMEKDLD; encoded by the coding sequence ATGGCAACAGGTGATTTATCTAACTCACAAGTAAAAGAATTCAACCAGCCTCTTCCCAAACTTAATTTGCTGACAATGTTTCGGTTAGCATTATTTCAAATGGGATTAGGTATTTTGGCAGTTTTAACGCTGGGAGTTCTCAATCGAGTCATGATTGATGAATTAGCAATTCCAGCAACAATTGCAGCGGGAGTATTAGCAATTTCTCAGTTTATGTCACCCACCAGGGTTTGGTTTGGTCAAATGTCTGATAGCAAAACTATTTTTGGTTTGCATCGGACAGGTTATGTTTGGATTGGTGCGGCCTTATTCACACTGATATTATCTTTAGCAGTGCAAGTTGTTTGGCAATTAGGTAATGTAGTACAAGTTACTGGGCAATGGTCGTGGACAAGTACTGCGATTGGTTGGACTGCTGTAGCTGGTTTAGTTTTTGCGTTATATGGTATTGCGAGTAGTATTAGTTCTACTCCTTTTTTCGCTCTTTTAGTAGATGTTTCTGATGAAGACGATCGCGGAAAGTTAATCGGTATCGTCTGGTCAATGATGACTGTGGGAATCGCTGTTGGTGGCATTACCAGCAAAATTTTACTCAGAAGACTGGAAAATATTGATGCTTCTTTAGATGTTTTACGTTCATCAATTAGTTCGTTTTTTATTGTTGTACCTGCAATAGTTTTTCTGTTGGCGATTATCGCAACTTTTGGGGTTGAAAAAAAGTATTCTCGTTATGCTTTTCGTTCAAATTTAATTGCTAGGGAAGATAGTATTACTTTAGGAAAAGCACTGAAAATCTTAACAGCGAGTCGGCAAACAGGGCTATTTTTCACCTTTTTGCTGGTAATGACAATTAGCTTATTTATGCAAGAAGCTGTTTTAGAACCTTACGGTGGCGAGGTGTTTGGTTTATCAATTCCCCAAACTTCTTTGTTAAATACATTTTGGGGAATTGGGATGTTAATGAGTTTGGGGGCGACAGGTTTTTTCATTGTGCCTCGCATCGGGAAGCAAAAAACTACTAAACTTGGTTGTTTATTAGTAGCAGTTTGCTTTATTTTGATTATTGGATCGGGATTTACTGGTAATGCCAAAGTTTTCCAAGGTACATTAGTTTTATTTGGTTTGTCTGCGGGAATTGCTACTACTGGAGCACTCAGTTTAATGTTAGACTTAACCGCAGCAGAGACGGCGGGAACTTTTGTCGGCGCTTGGGGTTTGTCTCAAGCAATGGCAAGGGGAACAGCAACTATAACTGGTGGCGTAGTTTTGGATATAGGTCGGACTTTGTTTCAAGTACCGATGTTAGCTTATGGTTTGGTGTTTGCTTTGCAAGCGGTGGGAATGTTAGTAGCAATTTGGTTGTTAAGTCGAGTCAATGTCCAAGAATTTCGGACTAATGCTAGAGAAGCGATCGCCACTATCATGGAAAAAGACCTAGACTAA
- a CDS encoding ABC transporter ATP-binding protein — protein sequence MTEIVISLQNVSKCFKRYARPVDRLKELLLPGKTQCQEFWALRNLNLEVPKGQTLGIVGRNGSGKSTLLQIIVGTLTPTSGQVNINGRVAALLELGSGFNPEFTGRQNVFFNGQLMGLSPKEIAERFDDIAAFADIGDFIDHPVKTYSSGMFVRLAFAVATSVEPDILIVDEALSVGDEAFQRKCYARIQSIRARGGTILFVSHSASAVIDICDAAILMDRGEKLLFHHPKFVLDKYHKLMYAPEEKITTLREEIRELQNVVTYDSFKQHISVIENKTIVDVTCETAPENNVLEAEVREFLDPELVPSNTISYVPRGAKIINPHITMPDGTVVNNLVGRKEYIYTYSVAFVKPAEQVRFGMLIKTVSGLELGGASFTASSQEIYHVEPETIVIVKFHFKCLLTPGVYFLNAGVTGLVDGHFTFLSRHIDAAMFRVQPEVNTYSTGIIDLMIKPSLTINSDLTEKHREEIQIALGEHL from the coding sequence ATGACTGAAATCGTAATTTCTCTGCAAAACGTTTCCAAATGCTTCAAGCGTTATGCCCGTCCTGTCGATCGCTTAAAAGAGTTGTTACTCCCAGGAAAAACTCAATGTCAAGAATTTTGGGCACTGCGAAATTTGAATCTAGAAGTTCCTAAAGGGCAAACTTTAGGAATTGTCGGGCGTAATGGATCGGGAAAAAGCACATTACTGCAAATAATTGTTGGTACACTTACCCCCACTAGTGGCCAAGTTAATATTAATGGTAGAGTCGCAGCGCTGTTAGAATTAGGCAGCGGTTTTAACCCAGAATTTACTGGCAGACAAAATGTATTTTTTAATGGGCAATTGATGGGATTAAGCCCAAAAGAAATAGCTGAAAGATTTGATGATATTGCTGCTTTTGCAGATATTGGGGATTTTATCGATCACCCAGTAAAAACTTATTCTAGTGGAATGTTTGTTCGCTTAGCTTTCGCTGTTGCTACCAGTGTCGAACCAGATATTTTAATCGTAGATGAAGCTTTATCTGTAGGTGACGAAGCTTTCCAACGCAAGTGTTATGCCCGAATTCAATCAATCCGCGCTAGAGGCGGTACAATTCTTTTTGTTTCTCACTCAGCCAGCGCCGTCATTGACATTTGTGATGCCGCAATTTTAATGGATAGAGGCGAGAAGTTACTCTTCCATCATCCGAAATTTGTTTTGGATAAATATCATAAATTAATGTATGCTCCCGAAGAGAAAATCACCACATTAAGAGAAGAAATTCGGGAATTACAAAATGTAGTAACCTACGATTCATTTAAACAGCACATTTCAGTTATCGAAAACAAAACAATTGTTGACGTTACTTGTGAAACTGCCCCGGAAAATAACGTTTTAGAAGCAGAAGTTAGGGAATTTTTAGACCCAGAATTAGTACCATCAAATACTATTTCCTATGTACCACGAGGAGCGAAAATCATCAATCCTCACATTACCATGCCCGATGGCACTGTAGTTAACAATTTGGTAGGAAGAAAAGAATACATTTACACCTATTCAGTTGCCTTTGTTAAACCTGCGGAACAAGTGCGCTTTGGAATGTTAATTAAAACTGTTAGCGGTTTAGAATTGGGAGGTGCTTCCTTTACTGCTTCTTCTCAAGAAATTTATCACGTTGAACCGGAAACAATAGTTATAGTTAAATTCCATTTCAAATGTTTATTAACCCCTGGAGTTTACTTCTTAAATGCAGGTGTCACAGGCTTAGTTGATGGACATTTTACCTTTTTATCGAGGCATATTGATGCGGCAATGTTCAGGGTACAACCAGAGGTTAATACTTACAGTACTGGCATTATTGACTTAATGATTAAACCAAGTTTAACTATCAACTCGGATTTAACGGAAAAACATCGGGAAGAAATTCAAATTGCCTTGGGAGAACATTTGTAA
- a CDS encoding ArsA family ATPase produces the protein MSLILTFLGKGGTGRTTVAIAAAKKLASQGKKVLLATQDTSPAFGMLLGATLSPEPQELSSNLYGVQFQTSSLLERSWEEVKNLEAQYLRMPLLKEVYGQELGVLPGMDSALALNAIREYDKSGKYDAIVYDGIGDKDTLRMLGMPEVLSWYVRRFQNIFSNSDLGRTLSPFLQPVASAVLNINLTPDNLPPETKQASNLLQEGKKAISDPNRVAAYLVTTGDPSSIATAKYLWGSAQQVGLTVGGVILNQAILPDTVVAEIAENLEQVYEKFDRESAITNTVTTEFAPLQISSIPNRSGEDWQSLIDSLPDFRATATVPKPIEFDLAARQVKLFLPGFDKKQVKLTQNGPEVTVEAGDQRRNIELPPQLSGQSVKGAKFQNSYLILSF, from the coding sequence ATGTCCCTAATTTTGACTTTTTTGGGTAAAGGTGGTACTGGTCGGACGACAGTTGCGATCGCAGCAGCCAAAAAGCTAGCTAGTCAGGGAAAAAAAGTTCTCCTGGCAACACAAGATACTAGTCCAGCTTTTGGAATGCTTTTGGGTGCTACCTTGAGCCCAGAACCACAGGAACTGAGCTCCAATTTATATGGGGTTCAGTTTCAGACTTCCTCGCTGTTAGAACGCAGTTGGGAAGAAGTGAAAAATCTGGAAGCGCAATATCTGCGGATGCCTTTACTGAAGGAAGTCTATGGTCAAGAGTTGGGAGTACTGCCAGGAATGGATAGTGCTTTGGCTCTGAATGCGATCCGCGAATATGATAAGAGCGGTAAGTATGATGCGATCGTCTACGATGGCATCGGAGATAAAGACACATTGCGAATGTTGGGAATGCCGGAGGTTCTCAGCTGGTATGTGCGCCGCTTCCAGAATATTTTTAGCAATTCTGATTTGGGAAGAACGCTTTCCCCCTTTCTGCAACCAGTTGCTAGCGCAGTTTTAAATATTAACTTGACCCCAGATAACTTGCCTCCAGAAACTAAGCAAGCCAGTAATCTGTTACAGGAAGGCAAAAAAGCAATTTCTGACCCAAACAGAGTTGCGGCTTACTTAGTAACAACAGGCGATCCAAGCAGTATTGCTACAGCGAAATATCTTTGGGGTAGTGCTCAACAAGTAGGTTTAACCGTTGGTGGAGTAATTCTCAATCAAGCAATTTTGCCGGATACTGTGGTCGCGGAAATTGCGGAAAACTTAGAACAAGTTTATGAAAAGTTCGATCGAGAATCCGCCATTACTAATACCGTAACTACGGAATTTGCTCCCTTACAAATTAGCAGTATTCCCAACCGTAGTGGTGAAGATTGGCAATCTTTAATTGATTCCTTGCCTGATTTTCGCGCCACAGCAACGGTTCCCAAACCAATTGAATTTGACTTGGCTGCAAGACAGGTAAAATTATTTTTACCCGGATTTGACAAAAAACAAGTTAAACTCACTCAAAACGGCCCAGAAGTTACCGTAGAAGCCGGAGATCAACGTCGCAATATTGAACTACCTCCCCAACTGAGTGGACAATCAGTTAAAGGAGCAAAATTCCAAAACAGTTATCTAATTCTTTCCTTCTAA
- a CDS encoding Uma2 family endonuclease codes for METQTLKRYYTPEEYLELEEKAEYKNEYRDGEIVPMTGGTTNHNKIALNVAAFLKYALRGRKYDTYMSDIRLWIPRYRQYTYPDVMVIQGEPIYTGTNTTTVTNPSLIVEVLSKSTKNYDQGDKFLYYRSIPEFKEYILIDQTRYYAMQYSKTIDGKWLLTEYDSVNATIQLNSIDLQINFSDVYEQVNFNDGED; via the coding sequence ATGGAAACGCAAACTCTTAAACGTTACTACACTCCTGAAGAGTATTTAGAGTTGGAAGAAAAAGCAGAATATAAAAATGAATATCGAGATGGGGAAATTGTACCAATGACAGGTGGAACTACTAATCATAATAAAATTGCCCTAAATGTAGCTGCTTTTTTAAAGTACGCTTTGAGAGGTCGAAAATACGATACTTATATGAGTGATATTCGTTTATGGATACCTCGTTATCGTCAATACACTTACCCTGATGTAATGGTAATTCAAGGCGAACCTATTTACACGGGCACGAATACAACTACTGTGACAAATCCCTCATTAATTGTGGAAGTTTTATCTAAGAGTACCAAAAATTACGACCAGGGAGATAAGTTTCTTTATTATCGTTCAATTCCTGAATTTAAAGAGTATATTCTAATCGATCAAACCAGATATTATGCGATGCAGTATAGTAAAACTATTGATGGAAAATGGTTATTAACTGAGTATGACTCAGTTAATGCAACTATACAATTAAATTCAATTGATTTGCAAATTAATTTTAGCGATGTTTACGAACAAGTTAACTTTAATGATGGCGAAGATTAG